From Pseudomonas sp. stari2, a single genomic window includes:
- a CDS encoding ABC transporter substrate-binding protein, with the protein MKSNKTLLTTLLSMGLLASAGATQAAGWCESGKPVKFAGLNWESAMLLTDVLQVVLEKGYDCKTDSLPGNSITMENALSSNDIQVFAEEWVGRSEVWNKAEKAGKVVGVGAPVVGAVEGWYVPRYVIEGDAKRKIEAKAPDLKNIADLGKYSAIFKDAEEPSKGRFYNCPAGWTCELDNSEMLKSYGLENSYTNFRPGTGPALDAAVLSSYKRGEPILFYYWSPTPLMGQIDAVKLEEKPGVDKRVTIKVGLSKTFHEEAPELVAVLEKVNLPIDLLNQNLGRMTKERIESPKLAKIFLKEHPEVWHAWVSDDAAKKIDAAL; encoded by the coding sequence ATGAAATCGAACAAGACCCTGCTGACCACATTGCTGTCCATGGGCCTGCTGGCCAGTGCCGGCGCCACCCAGGCCGCCGGTTGGTGCGAATCCGGCAAACCGGTGAAATTTGCCGGCCTGAACTGGGAAAGCGCGATGTTGCTGACCGACGTGCTGCAGGTCGTGCTGGAGAAAGGTTACGACTGCAAGACCGACAGCCTGCCAGGCAACTCCATCACCATGGAAAACGCCCTGAGCAGTAACGATATTCAAGTGTTCGCCGAAGAGTGGGTCGGCCGCAGCGAGGTCTGGAACAAGGCCGAGAAGGCCGGCAAGGTCGTCGGTGTCGGCGCGCCTGTCGTCGGTGCTGTGGAAGGTTGGTACGTGCCGCGCTATGTGATTGAAGGCGATGCCAAACGCAAGATCGAAGCCAAGGCGCCGGACCTGAAAAACATCGCTGATCTGGGCAAATACTCGGCAATCTTCAAGGACGCCGAAGAGCCGTCCAAGGGCCGCTTCTACAACTGCCCGGCCGGCTGGACCTGCGAGCTGGACAACAGCGAAATGCTGAAAAGCTACGGCCTGGAGAACAGCTACACCAACTTCCGTCCGGGCACCGGCCCGGCGCTGGATGCGGCGGTGCTGTCGAGCTACAAGCGCGGCGAGCCGATCCTGTTCTACTACTGGTCGCCAACCCCGCTGATGGGTCAGATCGACGCGGTCAAACTGGAAGAGAAACCGGGCGTCGACAAGCGCGTGACCATCAAGGTCGGCCTGTCCAAGACCTTCCACGAGGAAGCCCCGGAGCTGGTGGCCGTGCTGGAAAAGGTCAACCTGCCGATCGACCTGCTGAACCAGAACCTGGGTCGCATGACCAAGGAGCGGATCGAGTCGCCGAAGCTGGCGAAAATCTTCCTCAAGGAACATCCTGAAGTCTGGCACGCATGGGTGAGCGACGACGCAGCCAAGAAAATCGACGCGGCCTTGTAG